DNA sequence from the Treponema sp. OMZ 838 genome:
GAGCAAGTGCCGCCTGTTTATTCGGCGGTAAAGCAGGCGGGGGAGCGGCTTTCCGATAAAATACGGCGCGGAGAAACGGTAACCGTACCGCCTCGAACCGTTACCATCTATAATATCGATATCGAAGAAATTTTTTATGCACCGAAAGTTGATACGGATGCCGAAAAATCCGAAGCAGGCGCAGCTCAAAAAGTGCTGGGCGCGGTGCTGTGTGTGCGCTGCTCCAAGGGAACGTATATCCGTTCATTGGTGCGGGATATTGCCCATCGATGCGGTTCTGCCGCGTATGTCTATGCGCTCCGCAGAACGGCAGTTGGGCCATTTACCCTTGAACAGGCGGCCTGTTTTTCGGCGCTGCAGCCTTTCGGAAGCGCTGCAGTGAGTACGGAAGGTGCACCGTATTCGGTTACCGAAGAAGAGATAAAACGGGCGGCGCTGCCTTTAAATGAAGAAATCGCCGGTGCCATGCATTTTCAAATAGCGGTGCTTCAAGAGAAATATTATGCTGCGTTTATGAATGGAAAGCCCATCAACGGGCACTGGTTTACAGGTACGCAACCGCTTTCTGACGGCGGAACTATCGCGGTGTTTTACGAAAAACGTTGTGTAGGTCTGATCATAAAAAACGGTAACCGGTTTCATTATCAAATAGTATTTAACAGGGGTACTGTAAACGCATCAGATGCGTAAATTGATTTGTGCAGCGTATATTACAAAGAATCTGAGGCGTTTGCCCTGATAGGCTGGCTGGAGTGATGAAGATTATCTATTGGGATGATTTAATAAAAGGAAAAAACTTGTATCCGCAAGGTTCCGCTATTTCGATAGGTGGGTTTGACGGGCCTCACCGCGGGCACGAGCGTATCTTGTCGGCGGTGTTAAAGGCTGCACGACATAAGGGCATTCCCGCTGGAATCATCACTTTTTTCCGGTCTCCTCGGTCGGTTAAGGCGGGAAATACTTATGCAGGCGATGTTTCTACACTGGAAATGCGACTGCAAAAATTTGCCGAGCAAGGATTTAGCTTTACGGTGCTGATTGACTTTTCCGCTGATTTCGCTAAAATAAAAGGTACTGTTTTTTTTGACATACTAATAAAAACTATCTGCATAAAATATCTTGCCGTTGGCAGTGATTTTACCTGCGGGTATCGCCACGATACGGGAGTAGGGGACTTACAGCGCCTTGCTCGTGAAAGGGGCTTTTGTTTTGATTCCATTGAACAGCTTTATTCGGCACGGCAGGTGCGTATCAGCTCAAGCGCAATACGGCAGGCTGTTGAACAAGCTGATTTCACCCTTGCAAAAGACCTTCTCGGGTATCCTTTTTTCTTAGATGTCGAAAAAATAGTCCAGCGGAGAGAGAACACTGTATGGTCTATCGAAAAGTCGGCTGTAACACAGATTCTCCCACAGAGCGGACAGTATTCAGCCTGCGCGTATTTACGGTCGGGGGTGATTATTCCCGTACAGGTGAAAGTTACGGATACTTTGCTTGAAGTTTCCGGAGAGACCGCAGCGCCGGTTCCGTTTGCCGCGGAAACATTAATACATAAATTGGAATTTATACGGAAGGAGTAAGAAATGGCACTTACAAAAGAACACACTGCATCGGTTGTTATGAAATTCGGTGCAAACGAAAAAGATACGGGCAATACCAAAGTTCAGATTGCGTTGTTGACCGATAGGATCCGACAGCTCACCGAGCACTGCAGAATCAATAAAAAGGATAAGAGCAGCCAGCGGGGGCTTTTGGTATTGGTAGGACAGCGTCGGCGCTTGCTGAAGTACTACAAGCGTACCAACCTCGAAGGCTACCGTGCCCTTATTAAAGAGTTAGGCTTGCGCAAGTAAGATACACGCTGCTTAATGTACCGGAAATTGCTAATAGCGAACGTTTTAGTAATTTTCTTTAGATTGTTTTAAGCGGCATAAAACGGTTACCTATCGGGAACAGGTAGGTAGCCGTTTTTTATAAGTAGTTTGAGAAATTGTAATTAATAGAAGGAAAGCTTATGAGACAAAGAGTAACGTATAAGATCGGAAATGAAGAGTTAATTTTAGAGACAGGTCATCTGGCAAAACAGGCAAACGGCGCTATTTATGCGCAATTCGGCGGAACCGCAGTGTTGGCGACGGTGTGTGCGTCATCTACGGCAGTTGAGGGACTCGATTATGTACCGGTAACCGTCGATTATAATGAAAAATACTATGCAGCAGGAAAGATACCGGGCGGTTTTATCAAGCGTGAAGGCCGTCCTAAGGATAAAGAGATTTTAGTTTCGCGGCTGATCGATCGTCCGATGCGGCCGTTGTTTGAAAAAGCATTCGGGCGGGAAATTCAAATTGTACCGACTTGTATTTCCTCGGATATGATCAATCCGCCGGATATTTTAGCGGTTATTGCAAGTTCGGCTGCGGTTGTTATTTCCGACATTCCGTTTAACGGGCCGGTTGCGGGCGCTCGCGTGGCATACCTCGACGGTGAGTTTATAATAAACCCGACCTTCAGCCAGATTGAAAAGGCTGATATGGAAATCGTTGTTGCGGGTACTGCCGAAGGCATTACGATGGTAGAAGGCGGCGCTCACGAGGTTTCGGAAGAGGTTATGCTCAAGGCCTTGGAAAAAGCGCATGAATTTATCAAAGCGATCTGTGCGTTGCAAAATGAGCTCCGCGCGGCGTGTGGCAAGGAAAAACTGCCGCTTGCACCGGTTAACGCAACGCTTGCAAATAAAGATGCCATTTACGCAAAGGCTTACCCCGAACTTTCTAAAGCCTTATATACAAAGGGCAAGGTAGAGCGCCGCGAAGCCTGCGATGTTATCAGAAAGGCGCTCGCCGAAGAATATGCGGAGCAGCTTACCGATGAAACACAGGCGAAGCTCTTTGCCGCTTTATTCGACGATATGGAATACCATATTTTGCGCGAAAACATACTGGAAAAAGGCTTGCGGGTTGACGGGCGCGGCTTGGAAGATATCCGTCCCATCACCTGCGAGATTGGAGTGCTGCCGCGTCCGCACGGTTCTGCGGTGTTTACCCGCGGGGAAACACAGTCGCTTGCCGTTGTTACGCTCGGTACCGTGTTTGACGAACAAGTTTATGATGATATCGAAGGCGACCGCCGAGAGAATTTTATCCTGCATTATAACTTCCCGCCCTATTCGGTCGGTGAAGTAGGACGGCTTGGAACCGGACGCCGCGAAATCGGGCAC
Encoded proteins:
- the truB gene encoding tRNA pseudouridine(55) synthase TruB yields the protein MPKSEPQFIIPFAKPSGITSFTSLWQVKHALGTKKVGHTGTLDSFADGLLVLLSGKLTKLVPYITDFDKTYRVLFYFGKETDTLDPEGTVIAEKPLPVYADFVAAIKQLTGTIEQVPPVYSAVKQAGERLSDKIRRGETVTVPPRTVTIYNIDIEEIFYAPKVDTDAEKSEAGAAQKVLGAVLCVRCSKGTYIRSLVRDIAHRCGSAAYVYALRRTAVGPFTLEQAACFSALQPFGSAAVSTEGAPYSVTEEEIKRAALPLNEEIAGAMHFQIAVLQEKYYAAFMNGKPINGHWFTGTQPLSDGGTIAVFYEKRCVGLIIKNGNRFHYQIVFNRGTVNASDA
- a CDS encoding FAD synthetase family protein; protein product: MKIIYWDDLIKGKNLYPQGSAISIGGFDGPHRGHERILSAVLKAARHKGIPAGIITFFRSPRSVKAGNTYAGDVSTLEMRLQKFAEQGFSFTVLIDFSADFAKIKGTVFFDILIKTICIKYLAVGSDFTCGYRHDTGVGDLQRLARERGFCFDSIEQLYSARQVRISSSAIRQAVEQADFTLAKDLLGYPFFLDVEKIVQRRENTVWSIEKSAVTQILPQSGQYSACAYLRSGVIIPVQVKVTDTLLEVSGETAAPVPFAAETLIHKLEFIRKE
- the rpsO gene encoding 30S ribosomal protein S15, translating into MALTKEHTASVVMKFGANEKDTGNTKVQIALLTDRIRQLTEHCRINKKDKSSQRGLLVLVGQRRRLLKYYKRTNLEGYRALIKELGLRK
- the pnp gene encoding polyribonucleotide nucleotidyltransferase codes for the protein MRQRVTYKIGNEELILETGHLAKQANGAIYAQFGGTAVLATVCASSTAVEGLDYVPVTVDYNEKYYAAGKIPGGFIKREGRPKDKEILVSRLIDRPMRPLFEKAFGREIQIVPTCISSDMINPPDILAVIASSAAVVISDIPFNGPVAGARVAYLDGEFIINPTFSQIEKADMEIVVAGTAEGITMVEGGAHEVSEEVMLKALEKAHEFIKAICALQNELRAACGKEKLPLAPVNATLANKDAIYAKAYPELSKALYTKGKVERREACDVIRKALAEEYAEQLTDETQAKLFAALFDDMEYHILRENILEKGLRVDGRGLEDIRPITCEIGVLPRPHGSAVFTRGETQSLAVVTLGTVFDEQVYDDIEGDRRENFILHYNFPPYSVGEVGRLGTGRREIGHGHLAHRSLMPMIPSREAFPYTIRVVSEILESNGSSSMATVCGGTLSLLHAGVPMKKPVAGIAMGLITDGSRFAVLSDILGEEDHLGDMDFKVAGTAEGITGFQMDIKIAGVSAEIMQKALEQAKKGRLHILGIMNQTISKPSEQVSKYAPRIETLKIPVDKIGALIGPGGKIIKALSEQYHVTINTENDGTVTIYGRDSSSALGAKAAVIGIVEDPEVGRIYEGTVKCIKDFGAFIEILPGKEGLCHISKLSRSRIEKVSDVLQEGQKVPVKLLEIDKLGRLNLSYIDACEEQEKNR